A genomic window from Mesorhizobium sp. 131-2-1 includes:
- the argC gene encoding N-acetyl-gamma-glutamyl-phosphate reductase: protein MKPKIFIDGEHGTTGLQIRALLAERGDLEIISIPTERRKETAARAEFLNAADVAILCLPDAAAKESVSLIENDTTRVIDASTAHRVAAGWEYGFAEMDKDQAKKIANAKRVANPGCWPQGPIATLRPLVSAGLLPADFPITVNGISGYSGGGRPMIEDYVGKGEDAPEFLPYGLTLQHKHVPELRTYAKLSHDPIMQPAVGNFAQGMITVVPLQLGGLGRVPTGAEMHAALADHFASIEGGVVEVAPYTHLERIPEVDPEVYNGTNKMKVYVFANDERAQALLLAVYDNLGKGASGAAVQNMDLMLGLTP from the coding sequence ATGAAACCGAAAATCTTCATCGACGGCGAACACGGCACCACCGGCCTGCAGATCAGGGCGCTGCTGGCCGAGCGCGGCGATCTGGAGATCATCTCCATCCCCACCGAGCGCCGCAAGGAAACGGCGGCAAGAGCCGAGTTCCTCAACGCCGCCGATGTCGCGATCCTCTGCCTGCCGGACGCCGCCGCCAAGGAAAGCGTCTCGCTGATCGAGAACGACACAACCAGGGTGATCGACGCCTCGACGGCGCACCGCGTCGCGGCGGGCTGGGAATATGGCTTTGCCGAAATGGACAAGGACCAGGCGAAGAAGATCGCCAATGCGAAACGCGTCGCCAATCCGGGCTGCTGGCCGCAGGGGCCGATCGCGACGCTCAGGCCGCTGGTGTCGGCCGGACTGCTGCCCGCCGATTTCCCGATCACCGTCAACGGCATTTCCGGCTATTCCGGCGGCGGCCGGCCGATGATCGAGGACTATGTCGGCAAGGGCGAGGACGCGCCTGAATTCCTACCCTATGGGCTGACCCTCCAGCACAAGCACGTGCCGGAGCTCAGGACCTATGCCAAGCTTTCACACGATCCGATCATGCAGCCGGCGGTCGGCAATTTCGCGCAAGGCATGATCACCGTGGTGCCGCTGCAGCTCGGCGGCCTCGGCCGCGTGCCGACCGGCGCCGAAATGCATGCAGCGCTCGCTGATCATTTCGCCTCGATCGAGGGCGGCGTGGTCGAGGTCGCGCCCTACACGCATCTGGAGCGCATCCCCGAGGTCGATCCGGAGGTCTACAACGGCACCAACAAGATGAAGGTCTATGTCTTTGCCAATGACGAGAGGGCGCAGGCGCTGCTCCTTGCCGTCTACGACAATCTCGGCAAGGGCGCGTCGGGTGCCGCCGTGCAGAACATGGACCTGATGCTCGGCCTCACCCCTTAA
- a CDS encoding COX15/CtaA family protein: MAAITAAAPYAARDRDLRNRAQLRGWLYVVLLVLFAMVLVGGATRLTDSGLSITQWQLIHGVIPPLNAAEWQEEFQRYQQIPQYAELNKGMSIQAFKTIFWWEWAHRIIGRGIGVVFALPLLFFWATRRIERGLGPKLVGILMLGGLQGAIGWWMVASGLVDRVSVSQYRLATHLTLAALIFTATMVVARGLAPHSEPAADRSTQRLAGVIVLLALVQIYLGGLVAGLDAGLSYNTWPLMDGRLVPGDLLLLEPAWRNFFENPKTVQFVHRIGAYTVFAVALWHMIATRRRLPGTTHARRATLLFLIVLVQASIGIGTLLMQVPLHMALTHQGFALILLGFAAAHWRGTKGAYPLPHEIKLAG, translated from the coding sequence ATGGCCGCCATCACCGCCGCCGCACCCTATGCCGCCCGCGACCGCGATCTTCGCAACCGGGCGCAGCTGCGCGGCTGGCTTTATGTCGTGCTTTTGGTGCTGTTCGCGATGGTGTTGGTCGGCGGCGCCACCCGGCTGACCGATTCCGGCCTGTCGATCACCCAGTGGCAGCTGATCCATGGTGTGATCCCGCCGCTCAACGCCGCCGAATGGCAGGAAGAATTCCAGCGCTACCAGCAGATCCCCCAATATGCCGAGCTCAACAAGGGCATGAGCATCCAGGCGTTCAAGACGATCTTCTGGTGGGAATGGGCGCATCGTATCATTGGCCGCGGCATCGGCGTCGTCTTTGCCTTGCCGCTACTGTTCTTCTGGGCGACGCGCCGCATCGAGCGCGGCCTGGGGCCAAAGCTGGTCGGCATCCTCATGCTCGGTGGCCTTCAGGGCGCCATCGGCTGGTGGATGGTGGCCTCGGGCCTCGTCGATCGCGTCTCCGTCAGCCAGTACAGGCTGGCCACGCATCTGACGCTGGCGGCGCTGATCTTCACTGCCACCATGGTGGTGGCGCGGGGGCTGGCGCCGCATTCCGAGCCCGCCGCCGATCGCTCGACGCAGCGGCTTGCCGGCGTCATTGTGCTGCTGGCGCTGGTGCAGATCTATCTCGGCGGGCTGGTCGCCGGGTTGGACGCCGGCTTGAGCTACAACACCTGGCCGTTGATGGACGGCAGACTGGTTCCAGGCGATCTGCTTCTGCTCGAGCCCGCCTGGCGCAACTTCTTCGAGAACCCCAAGACGGTGCAATTCGTCCACCGCATCGGCGCCTATACGGTCTTCGCCGTGGCGCTCTGGCACATGATCGCGACGCGCCGGCGCCTGCCGGGCACCACTCATGCGCGCCGCGCCACGCTGCTGTTCCTGATCGTGCTGGTGCAGGCTTCGATCGGCATCGGAACGCTCTTGATGCAGGTGCCGCTGCACATGGCGCTGACCCATCAGGGTTTTGCGCTGATCCTGCTGGGCTTTGCCGCAGCGCACTGGCGCGGCACCAAGGGCGCCTATCCGCTACCGCATGAGATCAAGCTCGCTGGCTGA
- the speB gene encoding agmatinase, with protein sequence MANQNIDHAFTARSKTGASFEPTYAGALSFMRRKYTKDVKGADAVVWGIPFDAAVTNRPGARFGPQAIRRASAILDNDPQYPFSRDLFEHLAVVDYGDCLLDSGNHQKTPGTIEREAAKILKSGAFLLSLGGDHFVTWPLLKAHAAIHGPLALVQFDAHQDTWPDDGKRIDHGSFVGRAVKEGIIDPDRSIQIGIRTHAPDTFGIKILYGHEVEEMRASDIAYAIVDRTGGRKTYLTFDIDCLDPAFAPGTGTPVAGGPSSAKILSTLRQLGQVDIVGADVVEVAPAYDHADITAIAGSMVAMHYLGLVAERKARLEDLNNGNHVAVNHAQGI encoded by the coding sequence ATGGCGAACCAGAACATCGACCACGCCTTCACCGCCCGCTCCAAGACGGGCGCATCCTTCGAGCCGACCTATGCCGGCGCGCTGTCGTTCATGCGGCGCAAATACACGAAGGACGTGAAGGGCGCGGACGCGGTGGTGTGGGGCATTCCCTTCGATGCGGCCGTCACCAACCGGCCCGGCGCCCGGTTCGGGCCGCAAGCGATCCGGCGCGCCTCGGCGATCCTCGACAATGATCCGCAATACCCGTTCTCGCGCGACCTGTTCGAGCATCTCGCCGTCGTCGACTACGGCGATTGCCTGCTCGACAGCGGCAACCACCAGAAGACGCCCGGCACGATCGAGCGCGAGGCGGCGAAGATCCTGAAGTCGGGCGCGTTCCTGTTGTCGCTCGGCGGCGACCATTTCGTCACCTGGCCGCTGCTCAAGGCGCATGCCGCCATCCATGGGCCGCTGGCGCTGGTGCAGTTCGATGCCCACCAGGACACCTGGCCGGACGACGGCAAGAGGATCGACCACGGCTCCTTCGTCGGACGCGCGGTGAAGGAAGGCATCATCGATCCCGACCGCTCGATCCAGATCGGCATCCGCACGCACGCCCCCGATACGTTCGGCATCAAGATCCTCTACGGCCATGAAGTCGAGGAGATGCGGGCGTCCGACATCGCCTACGCCATCGTCGACCGCACCGGCGGCAGGAAGACCTACCTCACCTTCGACATCGACTGCCTGGACCCGGCCTTCGCGCCCGGAACCGGCACGCCGGTCGCTGGCGGCCCGTCCTCGGCCAAGATCCTGTCGACGCTGCGCCAGCTTGGCCAGGTCGACATTGTCGGCGCCGACGTGGTCGAGGTTGCGCCAGCCTATGATCATGCCGATATAACGGCGATCGCAGGCTCGATGGTGGCGATGCACTATCTGGGCCTTGTGGCGGAGCGAAAAGCCCGGCTCGAGGACCTGAACAACGGCAATCATGTTGCAGTAAATCACGCTCAGGGCATATAG
- a CDS encoding DUF2842 domain-containing protein — protein MPIRLKKLIGTVLLVALVVIYALVASIVAVAQLSESSPLVHLLFFLFSGLLWVLPAMGIIKWLIIEPRPKG, from the coding sequence ATGCCCATTCGCCTGAAAAAGCTGATCGGAACCGTGCTGCTGGTGGCGCTGGTCGTCATCTACGCGCTGGTGGCGTCGATCGTGGCGGTTGCCCAGCTGTCGGAATCGAGCCCGCTGGTGCATCTGCTGTTCTTCCTGTTCAGCGGCCTGCTGTGGGTCCTGCCGGCGATGGGCATCATCAAGTGGCTGATCATCGAGCCGCGGCCAAAGGGCTGA